CCGGTGTATTGCGTAGCGCAGCGTGGGCGCAAGGGTTTGTGGAGGTGTTGGAAGGGACGACGCTGGTGCCTGGTGATCAGGTCAATTTCATCCCGCTGAGCGACATGCTGAACTGATCCCCTGGGGGCTTGCGCGTGAATGTTCAGTGTCGGCTGCTGGACATGTGACTGACACAGCGCATTGACGGACAAGCCCGCCCGACTCTGATTGAGGCCTCAGTAATCCTCGCCTTGATCTGTCACATCCCGCTCGACCGGCCGCGCGTTCGGGTCATACCCCACCGGAAACTTGCCCTTCAATGTCCAGGCAAACGCGATGATTTCGGCAATGGTGCGGTACAACTCCTCGGGAATGCTGTCCCCCAGTTCCATGCGCGCCAGCAGCTTCACCAGCTCGGCGTTTTCATAGATGGGCACTTCATTTTCCCGGGCCAGCTTGAGGATCGCTTCAGCCAGGGCTTCATCGCCCTTGGCGGTCAGGGTCGGCGCTTGCTGGCCATCGTACTTGAGGGCGATCGCCTGGCGGGGGGTGTCAGGGTTCTTCATGCGGTTTCATCCACCCAGCGTTGTTCCAGTCCGGTTTTTGGCCCGCGAGGCGGGGTGCCGAGGTGGCAATCCAGGTCGCCGACATTGAGGCCCGAGGCCACCAAGCGCTCGCGCAGGCTACCCAAGTGGTTTTCGATCAGGCTGGCGGTGAAAGCGCGGGTGGCCCACAGCTGGCTGGAGAGCTTGCCTTGCGTCAGCTGCGCCTGGACCTGCAAGGGTCCCAATGGCTCCATGTCGAAGGCCAGCTCGACGCGCCAGAGCATTTGCTTGGGGTCTTTACGTTCGTTGCGTTCGGGCTGCTCCTTATCGGAGGGTGGTTCTTCGCGCTGGAACTTCACCTGCAGCGGGACGATGTCCTGCAGGCTGCGCATGGGGATTTCCAGTTGCCAGGTGGTTTGCAGGCGGCCATCGGCGGTGGTGCCGGTCTGTTCCAGGCTCGACAGTTGGTGGCTCTGTAACCGGGAAATTGCCCCGGCGGCCAGGCGCAGCAGGTTTTCCAGGTCGCCTTCGCCTTCCAGTTTGGCCATCAGCCGCTCGGGCAACGGAAAACTGGCGGGCGCCTGACGCGCACCGACCTGGCCGAGCGTGCCCAGTGGGCTGCGTACAAAATTGGGCAATACCTGGGCCAGCGTATTGGCCGCGAGGATGGCATTCAGATTGGTGCTGGCGGGCAGGGCAGGCAATAAATCCGCGACCAGGCGCAACAGCGCGCCCTTCATGTCCAGCGGTGGTATTTGCGGGTTCTGTCCGACGAGTAATTTGGCTTCCAGGAAAGCCCCGCTGTTCTGCACCAGCTGCGCCAACACCTTGGGGTTGCTGACCTGCGCGAGGTCGGGCAAAGCCGCCAGTAAACGTTCGGCCGCCGCGCGCAGGTCGGCGGAGGTGCTGTCGCCGCGGGGCAGGTTTTGCAAGGAGGTAAACACCGCATCCAGCGAGCCTTGGCGACTCTGCTGGGTCGAGAGCTGCTGCGCGACCTCCAGTTGGTCCTTCAGCCCGCTCAACGGCACAAAACTCAGCGTCTGCGCGTCTTGCACCACCGCGCTGAGCAAGCTGCCGACCCTTAGTGGCTGAGGGCTTTCGACGGTGAGGGTGGTGCTGGCCATGGCGGTATTGAGCACGCTCACCAGCGAGCGGTAGACCGCCGGCTGCGCGGTGCCCTGGGGCAACATCTGGGTGGTCAGTACTTTGGCTTGCAGCAGCGTACCCACCGGCATCTGCGTGGTGTCGATGCGGGTAAGGGCGGCGATATTGGCACTCAACGCTTGCTGCAGCGAAAGGGTCAGGTTGCCCGCCGGCGTCTGGCCCACGGCCACGTTACTGCCCAGCGGCAATGGCTGGAGGCTGCTGGCTTGCACCAATGTCTGGCGACCGCCTTCGAGGGTCAACTTCAACAACAGTTGAAACGCGTCGCCGCCTTGTTTAAGCGCGATTACTTCGGCGTTTACGGTTTTTCCGGGCGCGATCAACCCGGTCTGCGGCTCCAGCAGCTTGAGCAGCTCTGCGGCTGCCGGCAGCGGGGCAGGGCCCGGGGTCGCGGCGGGGGGCAGGGAAGGTAGGTTGATCTCACCGGTCATCGTGCACGTCGTCTCAGGGGAAATTGCCCTCTTTAGAGTAGGGCATCGCATGTATAATGCCGCCCGTCTGCAAAGAGAGCGCTAAAAACCTCACAACTATTTGATCCAGCTCTCTAAAATCGGTCGCCAAAGCCGTTATTGTGCATCTCACTGTAACGGCCGCTGCACCGCCGACTTGAACCGTAAAGGCCCGCGATCTCTTGACCAGCCCTCTTCTTGAAGCCGTAGCGCTTGCCTGTGAACGCGACCTGCGCCTGCTGTTCGAACATCTCGAACTGCGCCTGGCGGGTGGCGACATGGTGCAAGTCAGCGGCCCCAACGGCAGTGGCAAGACCAGCCTGCTACGCTTGCTGGCCGGGCTGATGCAGCCGACGGCGGGCGAGGTTCGGCTTAACGGCAAGCCCCTGCATGAACAGCGCACCGAGTTGGCCCGCAACCTGATCTGGATCGGCCACGCCGCCGGGATCAAGGACGTACTCACCGCCGAAGAAAATCTCATCTGGCTCAGCGCCCTGCACCAGCCCGCTTCCCGCGACGCGATCTGGCAGGCCCTGGCCGCGGTCGGCCTCAAGGGTTTCGAAGACGTGTCCTGTCACACCCTGTCCGCCGGCCAGCAACGCCGCGTCGCGCTGGCGCGCCTGTATTTGCCCGGCCCGCCGCTGTGGATTCTCGACGAACCGTTCACCGCCCTCGACAAGCAAGGCGTGGCCCAATTGGAAGACCATCTGGCCCGGCATTGTGAGCAGGGTGGCCTTGTGGTGCTCACCACCCACCACACCCTGACACGCAGGCCCGCCGGTTACCGTGAGCTGGATTTGGCGCGGTGGTCGGCATGAATGTGTTTGCCCTGTTGGTCGCCCGCGAAGCACGGTTGTTGTGCCGTCGCCCGGCCGAACTGGCCAACCCCCTGGTGTTCTTCGCCATCGTGATTGCCCTGTTCCCGTTGGCGGTCGGCCCCGAGACTAAACTGTTGCAAACCTTGTCCCCAGGACTGGTATGGGTCGCGGCGCTTTTGTCCGTGCTGCTCTCGCTGGACGGACTGTTTCGCAGTGATTTCGAAGACGGTTCCCTGGAACAATGGGTCCTTTCGTCGCACCCTCTGCCCCTTCTGGTACTGGCCAAGGTGCTGGCACACTGGACGTTTTCCGGCCTCGCGCTGGTCTTGCTTTCGCCGCTGCTGGCGCTGATGCTGGGTTTGCCGGTTGAATGCCTGCCGGTGTTGCTTGTGTCCTTGTTGCTCGGTACGCCGGTGCTCAGCCTGTTGGGGGCGGTGGGCGCAGCGTTGACCGTCGGTTTGAAGCGCGGTGGCCTGTTGTTGGCCCTGCTGATTCTGCCTTTGTACATCCCGGTTCTGATCCTCGGCAGCGGTGCTTTGCAGGCTGCGCTGATGGGCATGCCGGCGACTGGTTACCTCTTGTGGCTTGGCAGCCTGGCCGCCCTGGCGGTAACCCTGACACCCTTTGCCATAGCGGCCGGCCTGAAGATCAGCGTCGGCGAATAATGAGGTCTGGTCAGGCTTTACAC
This region of Pseudomonas sp. MUP55 genomic DNA includes:
- the ccmB gene encoding heme exporter protein CcmB — its product is MNVFALLVAREARLLCRRPAELANPLVFFAIVIALFPLAVGPETKLLQTLSPGLVWVAALLSVLLSLDGLFRSDFEDGSLEQWVLSSHPLPLLVLAKVLAHWTFSGLALVLLSPLLALMLGLPVECLPVLLVSLLLGTPVLSLLGAVGAALTVGLKRGGLLLALLILPLYIPVLILGSGALQAALMGMPATGYLLWLGSLAALAVTLTPFAIAAGLKISVGE
- a CDS encoding EscU/YscU/HrcU family type III secretion system export apparatus switch protein: MKNPDTPRQAIALKYDGQQAPTLTAKGDEALAEAILKLARENEVPIYENAELVKLLARMELGDSIPEELYRTIAEIIAFAWTLKGKFPVGYDPNARPVERDVTDQGEDY
- a CDS encoding flagellar hook-length control protein FliK: MTGEINLPSLPPAATPGPAPLPAAAELLKLLEPQTGLIAPGKTVNAEVIALKQGGDAFQLLLKLTLEGGRQTLVQASSLQPLPLGSNVAVGQTPAGNLTLSLQQALSANIAALTRIDTTQMPVGTLLQAKVLTTQMLPQGTAQPAVYRSLVSVLNTAMASTTLTVESPQPLRVGSLLSAVVQDAQTLSFVPLSGLKDQLEVAQQLSTQQSRQGSLDAVFTSLQNLPRGDSTSADLRAAAERLLAALPDLAQVSNPKVLAQLVQNSGAFLEAKLLVGQNPQIPPLDMKGALLRLVADLLPALPASTNLNAILAANTLAQVLPNFVRSPLGTLGQVGARQAPASFPLPERLMAKLEGEGDLENLLRLAAGAISRLQSHQLSSLEQTGTTADGRLQTTWQLEIPMRSLQDIVPLQVKFQREEPPSDKEQPERNERKDPKQMLWRVELAFDMEPLGPLQVQAQLTQGKLSSQLWATRAFTASLIENHLGSLRERLVASGLNVGDLDCHLGTPPRGPKTGLEQRWVDETA
- the ccmA gene encoding cytochrome c biogenesis heme-transporting ATPase CcmA, whose product is MTSPLLEAVALACERDLRLLFEHLELRLAGGDMVQVSGPNGSGKTSLLRLLAGLMQPTAGEVRLNGKPLHEQRTELARNLIWIGHAAGIKDVLTAEENLIWLSALHQPASRDAIWQALAAVGLKGFEDVSCHTLSAGQQRRVALARLYLPGPPLWILDEPFTALDKQGVAQLEDHLARHCEQGGLVVLTTHHTLTRRPAGYRELDLARWSA